The proteins below come from a single Holdemania massiliensis genomic window:
- a CDS encoding PD-(D/E)XK nuclease family protein, with the protein MKIPNLLAPGYLHSLLIKAKIREQNGQFLTHYAAGTLSGLIRSQALENENETRDSLIASMRIQAAEKECRIYRKMVRYPDFHRQLIAFHRLMQDYGLSLQELPEQTEGQRELKQLLTLIDDLPFSHFQEVRFLAAAQTQDFSSAECTPGWVEDLHQQRLLDALQQRGLRICPLKKGQPRTAFYKALNSRQEAEGVAQFLLREQWKPEDVMIILCDSQRDGSLVRSVLNRYQLPAAQVSYSKPSKILRCFSALVALTRTPSVDAVLTTLQLKAYPVFISEAYVQYLTQFVFDMNDLREPVFTHVQQALETNTLLNTIEKENLLRMEAQAQHVHEQLLPWLLPLLEEVPLSEKLNRCYELLRQQPCLNDELERRALLNLKTTLEDCWDLLGQPEAVDMLMALLDQKQLEVSEEVDGRIALTDLKHPLPCRPLAILFGADQNSFPGNIACTGIFDEDYLKNTSMPSQAERYDHYTSQLEWIYTSASYCLIFSYATGNYEGKSWDVAFEIEQRAACSAVLWPLTQNEVYADQHHQLSPETARRLFAPDNVLRGSISSFETYFQCPYAYFLKSGLRLSKGSLTTVDAAITGTIQHALLEQSIQTWGKNYAKISEEEIAAILGPYFHQLNDLFPDQQAEIDQIQRRMQLNLKQLLESLADMEENTSFQPVYQEFRFEEDLIESNGILVRLKGIIDRIDTCLDDLRILDYKSSAKTLSETKVKAGLQLQLLTYLIIAVRKLNLSPVGAYYCSLKNETIPVSEASLNGRRMEIEEIDRDEWMSELQSSHQLKGWTMKECQGLDYDGTHVQGLTCKDGQVKVRSLKDFENVEALILELYQHLVEQLCSGRIELDPVEGACLFCDFKPICRLRKAPKKPVPWVGIDEGKEASDGNSME; encoded by the coding sequence ATGAAAATACCGAATTTGCTGGCACCGGGATACCTGCACAGCTTGCTGATCAAAGCAAAAATCAGGGAACAGAACGGGCAGTTTCTGACGCATTATGCGGCAGGCACGCTGTCGGGTCTGATCCGCAGTCAGGCTTTGGAAAATGAAAATGAAACGCGCGACAGCCTGATTGCGTCAATGCGGATCCAGGCTGCTGAAAAGGAATGCCGAATCTATCGCAAAATGGTCCGTTATCCGGATTTTCACCGCCAGCTAATCGCCTTTCACCGGCTTATGCAGGACTACGGTCTGTCGCTGCAGGAGTTGCCGGAACAGACTGAAGGTCAGCGTGAATTAAAGCAGCTGCTGACGTTGATCGACGATCTGCCGTTTTCGCATTTTCAGGAAGTCCGTTTTCTGGCGGCGGCGCAGACCCAGGATTTCAGTTCTGCCGAGTGTACGCCGGGCTGGGTGGAGGATCTGCACCAGCAGCGCCTTCTCGATGCCTTGCAGCAGCGTGGTCTGCGTATCTGTCCGCTGAAGAAAGGTCAGCCGCGCACAGCCTTTTACAAAGCTCTGAATTCCCGTCAGGAGGCCGAAGGCGTAGCCCAGTTTTTACTGCGTGAACAGTGGAAGCCGGAGGACGTGATGATCATCCTGTGTGACAGTCAGCGTGACGGAAGCCTGGTTCGCTCTGTTTTGAACCGTTACCAGTTGCCGGCGGCTCAGGTTTCTTACTCCAAGCCGTCTAAAATCCTGCGCTGCTTCAGCGCCCTTGTCGCCTTGACGCGCACGCCTTCTGTCGATGCGGTTTTGACTACGCTGCAGTTAAAAGCTTATCCGGTGTTTATTTCCGAAGCGTATGTTCAGTATCTGACACAATTTGTTTTCGACATGAACGATCTGCGGGAACCGGTCTTTACTCACGTTCAGCAGGCGCTGGAAACCAACACGCTGCTGAATACAATTGAAAAAGAAAATCTCTTGCGAATGGAAGCACAGGCGCAGCATGTTCACGAACAGCTTCTGCCCTGGCTGCTTCCGTTATTGGAAGAGGTACCGCTAAGCGAAAAGCTGAACCGCTGTTATGAACTGCTGCGCCAGCAGCCTTGCTTAAATGATGAGTTGGAACGCCGCGCTTTATTAAATTTAAAAACGACACTGGAAGATTGCTGGGATTTACTCGGTCAGCCGGAAGCTGTGGATATGTTGATGGCGCTGCTGGATCAGAAGCAATTGGAGGTCAGTGAAGAAGTTGACGGTAGGATTGCGCTGACGGATCTGAAACACCCGCTGCCCTGCCGGCCGCTGGCGATTCTCTTCGGTGCAGATCAGAATAGTTTCCCGGGAAATATCGCCTGCACAGGTATCTTTGATGAAGACTACCTCAAAAATACATCGATGCCTTCCCAGGCTGAACGTTATGATCATTACACCAGCCAGCTGGAATGGATTTACACCAGTGCCTCATACTGTTTGATCTTTTCTTACGCCACTGGCAACTATGAGGGAAAAAGCTGGGATGTCGCTTTTGAAATTGAACAGCGTGCTGCTTGCTCCGCTGTGCTGTGGCCATTAACCCAGAACGAGGTTTACGCGGATCAGCATCATCAGCTTTCTCCGGAGACAGCCCGCCGCCTGTTTGCGCCTGACAACGTGCTGCGCGGCAGTATTTCCTCCTTTGAAACTTATTTCCAATGTCCGTATGCTTATTTTTTAAAAAGCGGACTGCGGCTGTCCAAAGGCAGTCTGACCACTGTGGACGCTGCGATTACCGGCACGATCCAGCATGCCCTGCTGGAACAAAGCATTCAAACCTGGGGTAAGAATTACGCCAAGATCAGTGAGGAGGAAATAGCCGCGATTCTGGGCCCCTATTTTCACCAGCTGAATGATCTGTTTCCAGATCAGCAGGCAGAAATTGACCAGATTCAGCGGCGGATGCAGCTGAACCTGAAACAACTGCTGGAATCCTTAGCCGACATGGAGGAAAACACCTCATTTCAGCCGGTATATCAGGAGTTCCGTTTTGAGGAAGATTTGATTGAAAGCAACGGTATTCTTGTCCGATTAAAAGGCATTATCGACCGCATTGACACCTGTTTGGATGATCTGCGGATTCTCGATTACAAAAGCTCCGCCAAAACACTCAGCGAAACAAAAGTAAAAGCCGGCCTGCAGCTGCAGCTGCTGACATACCTGATCATCGCTGTACGCAAGCTGAATTTAAGCCCTGTTGGAGCCTATTACTGTTCACTGAAAAATGAAACAATTCCGGTCAGCGAAGCTTCGTTGAACGGCCGGCGGATGGAAATTGAGGAAATAGACCGCGATGAATGGATGAGCGAGCTGCAGAGCAGTCATCAGCTCAAAGGCTGGACGATGAAGGAATGCCAGGGCTTGGATTATGATGGAACCCATGTTCAGGGGCTAACCTGCAAAGACGGACAGGTTAAAGTCCGCAGTCTCAAGGATTTCGAGAATGTCGAAGCCCTGATTTTAGAGTTGTATCAGCACTTAGTTGAGCAGCTCTGCAGCGGCCGGATTGAATTAGACCCGGTCGAGGGCGCTTGTCTGTTCTGTGATTTTAAACCGATCTGCCGCCTGCGGAAAGCGCCGAAAAAGCCAGTGCCGTGGGTTGGGATTGATGAAGGAAAGGAGGCTTCCGATGGCAATTCAATGGAGTGA
- a CDS encoding PadR family transcriptional regulator has protein sequence MNAQFKKGVLDLVVMVVVSQHDIYGYELVKRVCEVVEVNEGTIYPLLKRMTNEKYFETYLVESTEGPPRKYYRITALGLATMNQLKTEWLAFSKQLNLFLEGGSQDDKEGIS, from the coding sequence ATGAACGCACAATTTAAAAAAGGCGTGCTCGATTTAGTCGTCATGGTCGTTGTCAGTCAGCATGACATCTACGGCTATGAGCTGGTCAAGCGGGTCTGCGAAGTCGTTGAGGTGAATGAAGGCACGATTTATCCGCTGCTCAAACGCATGACCAACGAAAAATATTTTGAAACCTACCTGGTCGAATCCACAGAAGGCCCGCCGCGCAAATATTACCGCATCACCGCGTTAGGATTAGCGACGATGAATCAGCTCAAAACCGAATGGCTGGCATTTTCCAAGCAGCTCAATCTTTTCCTGGAAGGGGGATCTCAAGATGACAAAGAAGGAATTTCTTGA
- a CDS encoding AAA family ATPase, translating to MSKENEKKDLEQLMNSMFRGHRLNTVSAEDYLEQVQKNQTELQTGLDQAQAHQKKAEDTLRTTENAMDQLNAILRRQSEEIQKQSEALRGQSQDLGFSDQDFAKLQAEVQKDFGIQVDIENKEKRQAQDLQAVLTGMREAAEQTGAVVLGQEVFLSDLARAFFRPFASGQPEGVLRNVFVISGPVGSGRHLALSTMIQTLAEKHWLTSADTVTINGSHYAGSDQEKVFIQDMYAASCAEAEVIVIEQAEAMYPPFLNQLMKLCQNEEVTLNKRYVLNKGKQLVEANSSLVTQTVSTLKLTDKYIVFLTASRKTLMQNFPNSMTEVILDQPSSQPLSQEVLLTLFQRRLEETVVNAARQLNITLTFEADAARKRLAVLETSTGALALEKDIRQLNAALNELCLKQSEPLHEVHIKVEKEWIFEAHGQPLAISDLIRLEKDDLEAIRKEMDAIVGLQEVKDTLKSMEEHYKVTQLRQKQGLKAAPLSRHMIFTGNPGTGKTTMARLVARLFKALGLLSQGQLIEVSRSDLVGRYVGHTAPLTQQIIESALGGVLFIDEAYSLVRGKDDSFGLEAVDTLVKGMEDHRDDLIVILAGYSREMEEFLNANSGLKSRFPNNLNFADYTGSELTQIAVSLAQGKDYVIDEGCLNDLTIYFNAVQMNSAARSGNGRLARNTVEKAILNQSRRILNDPKARMDLLLREDFDLELQN from the coding sequence ATGTCAAAAGAAAATGAAAAGAAGGATCTTGAACAGCTGATGAATTCGATGTTTCGCGGACATCGTCTGAATACGGTGTCGGCGGAAGACTATCTAGAGCAGGTGCAGAAAAACCAAACGGAGCTGCAGACGGGACTGGATCAGGCCCAGGCTCACCAGAAAAAGGCGGAGGATACGCTGCGTACAACGGAAAACGCGATGGATCAGCTCAATGCCATTCTGCGCCGGCAAAGCGAAGAAATCCAGAAGCAGTCGGAAGCGCTGCGCGGACAATCACAGGATTTAGGTTTCAGCGATCAGGATTTTGCGAAGCTGCAGGCTGAAGTTCAGAAGGACTTCGGGATTCAGGTCGATATTGAGAACAAGGAGAAACGTCAGGCTCAGGATCTGCAGGCAGTGCTGACAGGAATGCGGGAAGCCGCTGAACAGACGGGTGCGGTTGTGTTGGGCCAGGAAGTCTTTCTGAGCGATTTGGCCCGAGCGTTCTTCCGGCCTTTCGCCAGCGGTCAGCCGGAAGGCGTGCTGCGCAATGTCTTTGTCATCAGCGGCCCGGTTGGCAGCGGCCGGCACCTGGCGCTGTCGACGATGATCCAAACCCTGGCTGAAAAACACTGGCTGACCAGTGCAGACACGGTGACGATTAACGGTTCGCATTATGCCGGAAGTGATCAGGAAAAGGTCTTCATTCAGGATATGTACGCGGCTTCCTGCGCCGAAGCCGAAGTGATTGTCATTGAACAGGCGGAAGCGATGTATCCGCCGTTTCTCAATCAGCTGATGAAGCTGTGTCAGAATGAAGAAGTGACTTTGAATAAACGATATGTTTTAAATAAAGGAAAACAGCTGGTGGAAGCCAACAGCTCTTTGGTCACCCAGACTGTGTCAACGCTGAAATTGACAGATAAATACATTGTTTTCCTAACGGCCTCACGCAAGACGCTGATGCAGAATTTCCCGAATTCCATGACAGAAGTGATTTTAGATCAGCCTTCGTCGCAGCCGTTAAGCCAGGAAGTCCTCCTGACGCTCTTTCAGCGGCGGTTAGAGGAAACGGTGGTCAACGCTGCCAGACAGCTCAATATCACTTTGACCTTTGAGGCGGATGCGGCTAGGAAACGGCTGGCAGTCTTGGAAACGTCAACCGGAGCTTTGGCCTTGGAAAAAGATATCCGGCAGTTGAATGCCGCTTTAAACGAGCTGTGTCTGAAACAATCGGAGCCGCTTCATGAGGTTCATATCAAAGTGGAAAAGGAATGGATTTTTGAAGCTCACGGTCAACCGCTGGCGATTTCTGATTTAATCCGGCTGGAAAAGGATGATCTTGAAGCCATTCGTAAAGAAATGGATGCGATTGTCGGTCTGCAGGAAGTCAAAGATACGTTAAAATCCATGGAAGAACATTACAAAGTCACCCAACTGCGGCAGAAACAAGGCTTGAAAGCCGCGCCGCTGTCCCGCCATATGATCTTTACCGGCAATCCCGGAACGGGCAAGACGACGATGGCCCGCTTAGTCGCCCGGCTGTTTAAGGCCCTGGGCTTGTTGTCGCAGGGGCAGCTGATCGAGGTCAGCCGCAGTGATTTAGTCGGCCGTTATGTCGGCCACACCGCACCGCTGACCCAGCAGATTATTGAATCCGCTTTGGGCGGCGTGCTGTTTATTGATGAAGCGTATTCATTAGTCCGCGGCAAGGATGACAGCTTCGGTCTGGAGGCTGTCGACACGTTAGTGAAGGGCATGGAAGATCACCGCGATGATCTGATTGTCATTCTGGCTGGCTACAGCCGGGAAATGGAAGAATTCCTGAATGCGAATTCCGGGTTGAAGTCGCGGTTCCCCAATAATCTGAACTTCGCCGACTATACCGGTAGCGAACTGACGCAGATTGCCGTTTCACTGGCGCAAGGGAAAGACTACGTTATCGACGAGGGCTGTCTGAACGATTTAACGATTTATTTTAACGCGGTTCAGATGAATTCCGCCGCCCGCAGCGGCAATGGCCGATTAGCTCGCAATACCGTAGAAAAAGCGATCCTGAATCAATCCCGACGGATTCTGAACGATCCGAAAGCACGAATGGATCTGCTGCTGCGGGAAGATTTTGACCTTGAGCTGCAGAACTAA
- a CDS encoding DUF1700 domain-containing protein yields the protein MTKKEFLEKLEHKLHLLKHDEIQDILDEYSGYIDNKLQEGKTEDEAVADFGNLDDLAREILSAYKIDDKYTRDKSRDIIDSVVDGLTQGIDSAVSYFTQHFNDLSVEAVIRLIALILIALVVVGLMKIPFSLLETLTTGLLRVILPSFLAVPLNIVVRLAINLIYLCLVILLMASFITQGLENKEITLRDLIEKPLSFHLRRRSDDACSPQSDTSDSLKAASQAKEKDLRKETEAFDQAEMAEDDIVQTEVKLESLRVDLAEERILEDPIDPLIQPSSSSYYNERETSRKHGWGVGKVTARFMIGIVQLIALMVLIPFGIGEIALCFAFGLLVFLLIQGAKLWGVTLLCGGLIGVFQAAVSALWRLIHPAAKKRPLLISLIISVVLTGISVPLTMMEFSRYEKVELSEDFPEIFSGQPVKIQIEQTDAIDKIYLSFPFSEVVFREAPELGYGSVRLNLPPGQYQQRTEEEVQPEDYQSLKVMNIFEQEEGINEFQIGIDIFLRAVREGKWYTPDTTNSYAYSRVVVEASRSTLEKLQLDEYSDVLTLQP from the coding sequence ATGACAAAGAAGGAATTTCTTGAAAAATTAGAACATAAACTGCACCTGCTCAAACACGATGAAATCCAGGATATCCTGGATGAGTATTCCGGTTATATTGACAATAAGCTGCAGGAAGGCAAAACCGAAGATGAAGCCGTTGCTGACTTCGGCAATCTCGACGATCTGGCGCGGGAGATTCTCAGTGCATATAAGATCGATGATAAATATACCCGTGATAAAAGCCGCGATATTATCGACAGCGTGGTGGATGGTCTGACACAGGGGATTGATTCGGCTGTCAGCTACTTTACGCAGCATTTCAACGATCTCAGCGTGGAAGCCGTAATTCGGCTGATCGCCTTGATTTTGATCGCGCTGGTCGTTGTCGGACTGATGAAAATTCCGTTTTCTCTGTTGGAAACGTTGACGACCGGTCTTCTGCGCGTCATTCTGCCGAGCTTTTTGGCAGTCCCGCTGAACATTGTCGTTCGTCTGGCGATCAACCTGATCTATCTTTGTCTGGTGATCCTGTTAATGGCCAGCTTCATTACTCAGGGACTGGAAAACAAAGAGATCACACTGCGGGATCTGATTGAAAAACCGCTGAGCTTTCACCTTCGCAGGCGTTCTGATGACGCCTGCTCACCCCAATCTGACACATCGGATTCCTTAAAAGCAGCGTCACAGGCCAAAGAAAAAGATTTGCGCAAAGAAACGGAAGCGTTCGATCAGGCCGAGATGGCCGAAGACGACATCGTGCAGACAGAAGTAAAACTGGAATCGCTAAGGGTAGATCTTGCGGAAGAACGGATTTTAGAAGATCCGATCGATCCGCTGATTCAGCCGTCCTCTTCTTCTTATTATAATGAGAGAGAAACATCCAGAAAACACGGCTGGGGTGTTGGGAAGGTAACCGCCCGCTTCATGATCGGCATTGTCCAGCTGATTGCCCTGATGGTTCTCATACCGTTTGGCATCGGTGAAATTGCTCTCTGCTTCGCTTTCGGCTTGCTGGTCTTCCTGTTAATTCAGGGCGCTAAACTATGGGGCGTGACGTTATTGTGCGGTGGTTTGATCGGTGTATTCCAGGCCGCTGTTTCCGCGCTGTGGCGGCTTATCCATCCGGCTGCAAAAAAACGGCCGCTGCTGATTTCCCTGATTATCAGCGTTGTGCTTACGGGAATCAGCGTCCCGTTAACGATGATGGAATTCTCCCGTTATGAAAAAGTCGAACTGAGCGAGGATTTCCCGGAAATTTTTTCTGGACAGCCGGTGAAAATTCAAATCGAACAGACTGACGCCATTGATAAGATCTATCTTTCCTTTCCGTTCAGCGAAGTCGTCTTCCGCGAAGCCCCGGAGCTGGGCTACGGCAGCGTGCGTCTGAATCTGCCGCCGGGACAGTATCAGCAGCGGACGGAAGAGGAGGTTCAGCCGGAGGATTATCAGTCGCTGAAAGTCATGAACATATTTGAACAGGAAGAAGGCATCAATGAGTTCCAGATCGGAATCGACATCTTTCTGCGGGCGGTCCGGGAAGGAAAATGGTACACGCCAGATACAACGAATTCTTATGCCTACTCCCGCGTTGTTGTCGAAGCCTCACGATCAACTTTAGAAAAGCTGCAGTTAGACGAATATTCGGACGTCCTGACGCTGCAGCCCTGA